The genomic stretch GCCTTATGATAAGAGTTGAGAGAACCCACCATGACTTGATCAAggaaaaatagagagaaaaaaagagtgCTTAAATGGCAGAGAGCATTGCCTCAATTGTTATAGATAATGTGCTTCAACTCATAAAAGATGAAGCAGAACTGCTACTTGGGGTAGCAGATCAGGTCAGGACCCTCAAAGATCAGCTCAAAGTAATACGTTCCTTCCTTTTGCACAGCTTATGCAACGAAAGGGTTCGTCATCTACATGGACCAATAGAGGAGCTGGTTGATCAATTGAGAGATATAGCTTATGATGCTGAGGATACCATCGACACATACCTTTGGAGTGAAGGTTGTTGCAAATGGCTTCCTCGCTTCTTTTGCAACCTAAAAACTGACTATCAGGTTGGGAAACAGATTGAAGACATAAACCAAAGGATTGATCGTATTAAGGGAGACTTGCCTTTGTATGGATACAATCTAAAGCAAGCTGTAGAATTTTCTGAACAGGGCATGAAGCAGAAGTCAAGAAAGGCTCCTGTTGTTGAAGAAAATGAGGTAGTTGGCTTTGATGATGAATCAAAGAGGATAATAAGCCGATTGCTCCAAGGAGACAACCATCTCACAGTCATCTCAATCTTGGGTATGGGCGGTATTGGTAAGACTACCCTTGCCAAGAAAGTCTACAATGACCTTGTGATCAAGAAGTACTTCAAACAAGGTTGTGCTTGGGCATATGTGTCCCAAGAATACAGCCATAAACAGCTTCTGCTAGTCATTCTAAAAGCTTTCAAGAAATTAACAAAGGAGAATGAAATGCAGGAGGAAGAGATTGGGGAGCAGCTTTTGCAATGCCTCAAGGGGAAAAGGTACTTGATTGTCTTCGACGACATTTGGCACAGTAAAGTCTGGGAAGGATTGAAAAGATTCTTTCCTGATAATAATAAGGGGAGCAGAGTGTTGTTCACAACTCGTGTAAAACATGTAGCAAAGGAAGTTGATCCATCTCCACATCATTTGCATCTGCTCAACCCTGATGAGAGTTGGGAACTACTTCAAAAGAAGGTGTTCCGAGGAGAAAAATGTAACAAGCTATGGGAAGAATCTGGGAGGCAGATTGCCAAGAAATGTGGTGGCCTTCCATTAGCTATCATTGTTCTTGGTGGTGTATTGTTTTACACAAGGAAGACATTTGAACAGTGGTCTAATGCAGTTCACTGCGTGAGTTCTATCCTTTCTGAGCGTCCAGAGGATTGCAAAGAGATATTGAAGTATAGCTATGATGATTTACCTCTTCAGTTGAGAGCTTGCTTCCTCTATTTTGCTGTTTTCCCTGAAGATTTCGAGATTCCTGCAAAACGGTTGATTCGACTATGGGTTGCTGAAGGACTAGTTCAAGTCCCTCCAGGTACCAATGAAACAAGAGAGGAAGTCGCAGAACACTACTTGGACGAGCTAATTGATAGAAGCCTCATTGAAGTGGTGAAGAGAAGATCTAATGGTGGTGTGAAGACGTGTAAAATCCATGATCTTCTCCGGGATGTTTCCATCGATGAAGCCTGGAAGCAAAAATTTATCTTCCAGTTTAGGGAGCGAGTCACTGATGAACAATCGATTTCCATCATACCACGACGACTAGCTGGAAAGTCTAGTCTTCTGAGGTACATTTACTCAAACTTTTCTTCTAAACCACTTCACTCTATTCTCTGCTTCATCCAAGGTGAACCAGTTCATGACATTAATACTTACTTGACATCTTTCTGCAATAACCTTGGGACGTTTCTTAGAGTGTTGGACCTTGAGGGTATAGTTGTTGATAACTTACCAAATGAAATTGGTAAACTGTTTAACTTGAGGTACTTGAGCTTGGGTAGAACAACAATTACAGAGCTTCCAGATTCAATTTGCAACCTGAGGAATCTCCAGACCTTAGATGTAAGATCTAAGGGCATTCACTCTATACCTTCAGGGATCtggaaattgaaaaaattaagGCATGTGTACCTCCAAGGTCAGATTTGCCTTCCCCCACCCTCgtccacaatggacaatgaacCCTCTTTGGTGGCTCTCCAAACTCTATCCACAATATGTCCCAGTAGCTGTACTCAAGAGATCTTTGCCCAAATGCCCAATCTAATCAAATTAGGGATATATGGAGACTTGCAATCCAACTTGAAGTCTTTATCCAAGGGTAGGGACAAATTGCACCAACTCAAGTCATTGAAGTTGAAACGAAACCTTACTTCTGCACCTGTCACAATGCTTCCAAGAAAGTTTCCAGAAAACCTCACAAAGATCAGTTTACACAACACTGAACTGGAAGCAGACCCCTTGCAGCAGTTAGGGCAGCTACAGAACCTCCAGATCCTGAAATTGATGGAGCAATCTTATGTGGGATACACACTATACTTCAATTCTGAAGATTTCAAATGCTTGCAAGTCCTGCAGCTAATGAACTTCTACGAGCATAAATTCGAATTGGAAATGGAAGAAGGAGCATTACCAAGCCTTGAACAACTGGTTATCCACAATTGCCATTCTCTACAGAAGGTTCCTGATAAACTGTGGGGCTTGACCACTATGAAAATAATAAACTTGTGGGAGCCATCGGCACCAGTGAGAAGTGTGATTCTGCAGAAGGAAAATGAGATAAAGCAACGGTGCAAGATCGAGATGTTTCCACCGGAGACACACTAGGCTCAGACTGAACAAAATAATGTGAAATCATACGGTTTGGGTTGTTGGTGCTTCGATCTTCTTGGCTTTATCTTGTAGGGTTCTAGAGGTCCTTCGGGTTTTTGGTGGATCTGTTCATGAGAAGTTCCTAGGTCTGCCACTATGTgttgtatatatattttcccttcttctgCAATAAATTTGATTACttacagaaaaataaataaataatttgaaatcAATCTCACAAATTTAAGTCTGGAATAGTACCTGATAATGCCTTATAATCAAGCCGAAGTAATGCTAAACCTGTAATAGAAATCAGAGATGGACAAATGGTGTTGATAGATTTGTTCATCTTGAACTCCATCCTTAAACAATACATGGCCCCTTCAGGTGCGCGTGCATGAAAGTAAGTGTACAACAGCTCCAGGATTGAGTGGTACTGACACCAGCTCTTCTTGGCCATCAAGGCATTGTacaattcttcttctcctccttagGGTTTTACAGTTCTTGATAGGGTATCAGAGCAATAAGGGCCAACCCTGTCGACATCTCTGCCAGGACCCTCAAATCTGCAACCAAGCCCTGAGATTCTACCCACTTTCTTCTATTCCCCACTGCCCACAATCCCATTTCCAACCACAGTTTCTGAAACCCAGCCGCAGCCATCGCCCTTGCCAATTGCTGCGATCCCAGTCCCTGCAACAGCAATCCCCTTATGTACGAGAATCGGGATCCATCCCATTTTTGTCCCAACCAATACTTTCATCGAAAGCAATGAAAAGCATTAAAACACCCCAAGTCAGTTGCCAAGAAAGTAAGAAGAgttgaaccaaaaccaaatgcttcttgaagaagaaattcccttgccaactcggctacccttGGGGTTTGTAATCCTCCACTAAATACACACTCAAAACGTGGAAATAAGAGAATGATGCACCTATTTATATACAGTGCTTCGAGGTCCTTCTCTCCCTCCAACATACCAATAGAGAAGGGGCAATTACTATCTCAAATTGGAGAAATTTAAGAACATAAATTCTCCAATTTGTGTTCCTATTATCTCCTTACATGAATGAGTTGGGTTTCCATGGTTGTGTATGAggaattgtaaattttttatacaGGTATCACCATTATCTAAAGTTGCCATTAGCTCATCTTCATCTTTTACTTATTAGACTGGGATCCATGCATGCAGCATTGCTTTTGATTGGAATTACAAGTTTGTCTGAGATGTTTTACATTTCTAGTTatagcaaggattaaagtatcggtattggtcgtcgtatcggtcggctaaaattaagatacgtatcagacggtatcgtatcgtatcggagatacactaagatacgctaaagatacacacataaatggataggaaacatttttttaaacacttttgcataaagaatttgttaaaaaaaactatcgataacatgtattatgcataaacactaaattg from Macadamia integrifolia cultivar HAES 741 chromosome 11, SCU_Mint_v3, whole genome shotgun sequence encodes the following:
- the LOC122093882 gene encoding putative disease resistance RPP13-like protein 3 → MAESIASIVIDNVLQLIKDEAELLLGVADQVRTLKDQLKVIRSFLLHSLCNERVRHLHGPIEELVDQLRDIAYDAEDTIDTYLWSEGCCKWLPRFFCNLKTDYQVGKQIEDINQRIDRIKGDLPLYGYNLKQAVEFSEQGMKQKSRKAPVVEENEVVGFDDESKRIISRLLQGDNHLTVISILGMGGIGKTTLAKKVYNDLVIKKYFKQGCAWAYVSQEYSHKQLLLVILKAFKKLTKENEMQEEEIGEQLLQCLKGKRYLIVFDDIWHSKVWEGLKRFFPDNNKGSRVLFTTRVKHVAKEVDPSPHHLHLLNPDESWELLQKKVFRGEKCNKLWEESGRQIAKKCGGLPLAIIVLGGVLFYTRKTFEQWSNAVHCVSSILSERPEDCKEILKYSYDDLPLQLRACFLYFAVFPEDFEIPAKRLIRLWVAEGLVQVPPGTNETREEVAEHYLDELIDRSLIEVVKRRSNGGVKTCKIHDLLRDVSIDEAWKQKFIFQFRERVTDEQSISIIPRRLAGKSSLLRYIYSNFSSKPLHSILCFIQGEPVHDINTYLTSFCNNLGTFLRVLDLEGIVVDNLPNEIGKLFNLRYLSLGRTTITELPDSICNLRNLQTLDVRSKGIHSIPSGIWKLKKLRHVYLQGQICLPPPSSTMDNEPSLVALQTLSTICPSSCTQEIFAQMPNLIKLGIYGDLQSNLKSLSKGRDKLHQLKSLKLKRNLTSAPVTMLPRKFPENLTKISLHNTELEADPLQQLGQLQNLQILKLMEQSYVGYTLYFNSEDFKCLQVLQLMNFYEHKFELEMEEGALPSLEQLVIHNCHSLQKVPDKLWGLTTMKIINLWEPSAPVRSVILQKENEIKQRCKIEMFPPETH